One segment of Polyodon spathula isolate WHYD16114869_AA chromosome 20, ASM1765450v1, whole genome shotgun sequence DNA contains the following:
- the LOC121295711 gene encoding LOW QUALITY PROTEIN: COMM domain-containing protein 5-like (The sequence of the model RefSeq protein was modified relative to this genomic sequence to represent the inferred CDS: deleted 1 base in 1 codon), which produces MSSAAGQPSDRTGFLGARIPSEVEVMAEHLKDFDKEVFRTILKAVVSALEGKDCRESVAAIAEHGNLSEEQLSYIIAGMYTLLKEALRLPASSLKQEVFKEDLRDIRVSEEFIADFASLIFGSRRAVLKSAAAQEGIRWPGIAGFRWRVDVAISTSSLARTLQPFILMQLTDGNAHRFEVPVSKFQELRYNVALILKEMNNLEKRSVLKIQD; this is translated from the exons ATGTCATCTGCCGCAGGTCAGCCGAGCGATAGAACCGGCTTCCTCGGAGCGAGGATCCCCTCAGAGGTGGAGGTCATGGCCGAACACTTGAAGGATTTTGATAAAGAAGTGTTCAGAACAATCCTCAAAG ctgTTGTAAGCGCTTTGGAAGGAAAGGACTGCAGAGAATCTGTGGCTGCCATCGCTGAGCATGGGAATCTCTCTGAAGAGCAGTTAAGCTACATTATAGCAGGAATGTACACTCTGCTGAAGGAAGCATTGCGACTCCCAGCCTCCTCC CTCAAACAGGAG gtcTTCAAGGAAGATTTACGGGATATTAG GGTATCGGAGGAGTTCATTGCAGATTTTGCCAGCTTGATCTTCGGCAGTAG GCGAGCGGTGCTCAAGAGTGCAGCTGCTCAGGAGGGAATTCGATGGCCAGGCATTGCTGGTTTCAGGTGGAGAGTAGACGTGGCCATCTCAACAAG CTCTTTAGCCCGTACGCTGCAGCCCTTCATACTGATGCAGCTGACTGATGGGAATGCCCACCGCTTTGAG gtGCCCGTTTCCAAGTTCCAAGAGCTTCGCTACAACGTTGCCCTGATCTTGAAGGAAATGAACAACTTGGAGAAAAGAAGTGTGCTGAAAATTCAAGACTGA
- the LOC121295607 gene encoding protein FAM199X-like isoform X1 encodes MSEDLYEKFLSPGDPFPLLSQRGNASEEGTLDVSDFSCQHSSCHRTDPLHRFHSNRWNLTSCGTSVASSECSEELFSSVSVGDQDDCYSLLDDQEFTSFELFPEGSVCSDVSSSISTYWDWSDSDFEWQLPGSDIASGSDVLSDIIPSIPSSPCLVPKRKSKQHRNLDELPWSAMTNDEQVEYIEYLSRKVSTEMGLREQLDIIKIIDPSAQISPTDSEFIIELNCLTDDKLKQVRNYIKEHSSRLRPGSTRDSWKRSSYSSASTSGVSGASSNASMVSTGSSSNGSSGSNMSRAHSDSNLSTSTAAERIRDSKKRSKQRKLQQKALRKKQVKEQRQARKERLSGLFLNEEVLSLKVTEEEEEDHEGDVEVLM; translated from the exons ATGTCCGAAGATCTCTACGAGAAGTTTCTGTCTCCAGGGGATCCGTTCCCTTTGCTGTCCCAGCGCGGTAACGCCAGTGAAGAAGGAACGCTGGACGTGAGTGACTTCAGCTGTCAGCATTCCTCCTGTCACAGAACTGACCCCCTTCATCGCTTTCACAGCAACAG ATGGAACCTGACCTCGTGTGGTACCAGTGTTGCAAGCTCAGAGTGCAGCGAGGAATTGTTTTCCTCTGTCTCTGTCGGGGACCAGGATGACTGCTATTCCCTCCTGGATGACCAGGAGTTCACCTCCTTCGAACTTTTTCCAGAGGGCAGTGTCTGCAGCGATGTCTCCTCTTCCATCAGTACCTACTGGGACTGGTCGGATAGCGACTTTGAATGGCAG CTGCCTGGCAGTGACATTGCGAGTGGAAGTGATGTCTTGTCTGATATCATACCCAGCATTCCTAGCTCTCCTTGCCTGGTCCCAAAGAGGAAAAGCAAACAGCACAGGAATCTGGATGAGCTTCCCTGGAGTGCCATGACCAACGATGAGCAG gttGAATATATTGAATACTTGAGTCGAAAGGTGAGCACTGAGATGGGACTGAGAGAACAGCTGGATATTATCAAAATCATTGATCCCAGCGCGCAGATATCTCCTACAGACAGTGAATTCATCATCGAGCTCAACTGTCTTACAGACGACAAGTTAAAACAG GTGAGGAACTACATCAAGGAGCACAGCTCTCGCCTGCGCCCGGGCAGCACCCGGGACAGCTGGAAGAGGAGCAGCTACAGCAGTGCCAGCACCAGTGGGGTGAGCGGCGCCAGCAGCAATGCCAGCATGGTCagcacaggcagcagcagcaacgGCTCCAGCGGCTCCAACATGAGCCGGGCACACAGCGACAGCAACCTGTCCACCAGCACCGCAGCTGAGAGGATCCGAGACTCCAAG AAGCGCTCTAAACAGCGCAAGCTCCAGCAGAAAGCCCTGCGCAAGAAGCAGGTGAAGGAGCAGAGGCAGGCCCGCAAGGAGAGGCTGAGCGGACTGTTCCTGAACGAAGAGGTGCTGTCACTCAAAGtgacagaggaggaggaggaggatcatGAGGGAGACGTTGAAGTCTTGATGTGA
- the LOC121295607 gene encoding protein FAM199X-like isoform X2: protein MSEDLYEKFLSPGDPFPLLSQRGNASEEGTLDVSDFSCQHSSCHRTDPLHRFHSNRWNLTSCGTSVASSECSEELFSSVSVGDQDDCYSLLDDQEFTSFELFPEGSVCSDVSSSISTYWDWSDSDFEWQLPGSDIASGSDVLSDIIPSIPSSPCLVPKRKSKQHRNLDELPWSAMTNDEQVEYIEYLSRKVSTEMGLREQLDIIKIIDPSAQISPTDSEFIIELNCLTDDKLKQVRNYIKEHSSRLRPGSTRDSWKRSSYSSASTSGVSGASSNASMVSTGSSSNGSSGSNMSRAHSDSNLSTSTAAERIRDSKKRSKQRKLQQKALRKKQVKEQRQARKERLSGLFLNEEVLSLKVTEEEEEDHEGDVEVLM from the exons ATGTCCGAAGATCTCTACGAGAAGTTTCTGTCTCCAGGGGATCCGTTCCCTTTGCTGTCCCAGCGCGGTAACGCCAGTGAAGAAGGAACGCTGGACGTGAGTGACTTCAGCTGTCAGCATTCCTCCTGTCACAGAACTGACCCCCTTCATCGCTTTCACAGCAACAG ATGGAACCTGACCTCGTGTGGTACCAGTGTTGCAAGCTCAGAGTGCAGCGAGGAATTGTTTTCCTCTGTCTCTGTCGGGGACCAGGATGACTGCTATTCCCTCCTGGATGACCAGGAGTTCACCTCCTTCGAACTTTTTCCAGAGGGCAGTGTCTGCAGCGATGTCTCCTCTTCCATCAGTACCTACTGGGACTGGTCGGATAGCGACTTTGAATGGCAG CTGCCTGGCAGTGACATTGCGAGTGGAAGTGATGTCTTGTCTGATATCATACCCAGCATTCCTAGCTCTCCTTGCCTGGTCCCAAAGAGGAAAAGCAAACAGCACAGGAATCTGGATGAGCTTCCCTGGAGTGCCATGACCAACGATGAGCAG gttGAATATATTGAATACTTGAGTCGAAAGGTGAGCACTGAGATGGGACTGAGAGAACAGCTGGATATTATCAAAATCATTGATCCCAGCGCGCAGATATCTCCTACAGACAGTGAATTCATCATCGAGCTCAACTGTCTTACAGACGACAAGTTAAAACAGGTAAG GAACTACATCAAGGAGCACAGCTCTCGCCTGCGCCCGGGCAGCACCCGGGACAGCTGGAAGAGGAGCAGCTACAGCAGTGCCAGCACCAGTGGGGTGAGCGGCGCCAGCAGCAATGCCAGCATGGTCagcacaggcagcagcagcaacgGCTCCAGCGGCTCCAACATGAGCCGGGCACACAGCGACAGCAACCTGTCCACCAGCACCGCAGCTGAGAGGATCCGAGACTCCAAG AAGCGCTCTAAACAGCGCAAGCTCCAGCAGAAAGCCCTGCGCAAGAAGCAGGTGAAGGAGCAGAGGCAGGCCCGCAAGGAGAGGCTGAGCGGACTGTTCCTGAACGAAGAGGTGCTGTCACTCAAAGtgacagaggaggaggaggaggatcatGAGGGAGACGTTGAAGTCTTGATGTGA
- the LOC121295854 gene encoding homeobox protein ARX-like, with product MQTARSSDRSTSSNPGLNSAGDSKSGTSKKGPSSCPLLSSYFIDSILGSGIGSGKGAESPAGEGGTRVSETGRDTVNEITSVETRGRRSEVKLLSAPLDPLKEPGSQAASIIHAMETLYSNYIKSHHICDPGNVPAQEHLQHAGTRGEREVETGVKTDDKPGERLPEDARGARLEQKEAAPVQNHFTNFQLEDLERAFRKSHYPDVFSREEVALRLDLTEARVQVWFQNRRAKWRKCEKAAVLSNAPSLAMASPLSVYLDLPLNQPSSLDLAWRSTRIPVLELPPSPTAPVFNPTAVGNLGLGALTWASFLRHPLLNPHFNRFFTAVSPLIGTPSLLMKSPGQSFQPASLVMTDPMTNERKTSSIAELRLRAKEHSAHMPPQDT from the exons TCCTCCTACTTCATCGACAGCATCTTGGGAAGCGGAATCGGTAGTGGCAAGGGCGCGGAGAGTCCTGCAGGCGAAGGAGGGACGAGGGTCAGCGAAACGGGTCGGG ATACCGTGAACGAAATCACTTCTGTTGAGACAAGGGGCCGCCGGTCAGAAGTGAAGCTGCTGTCCGCTCCACTGGACCCGCTGAAAGAACCCGGCTCGCAGGCAGCGAGTATCATACACGCGATGGAGACACTTTACTCCAATTATATCAAATCCCATCACATCTGCGATCCGGGAAACGTCCCAGCCCAGGAGCATCTGCAGCACGCAGGTACCCGGGGCGAGCGAGAGGTAGAAACAGGTGTGAAGACAGATGACAAGCCCGGTGAAAGACTGCCGGAGGACGCGAGGGGGGCGCGCCTGGAGCAGAA AGAAGCAGCGCCGGTACAGAACCACTTCACAAACTTCCAGTTAGAGGATTTAGAGAGAGCGTTCAGGAAATCTCACTACCCAGATGTGTTCTCAAG GGAGGAAGTAGCATTGCGTCTTGATTTAACAGAAGCCCGTGTGCAG GTTTGGTTTCAGAACCGCAGAGCTAAGTGGCGGAAGTGTGAGAAGGCTGCCGTTCTCAGTAACGCTCCCAGCTTAGCCATGGCGAGCCCCCTCAGTGTGTATCTGGACCTTCCCCTGAACCAGCCCTCGTCTCTGGACCTCGCTTGGAGATCCACCCGTATCCCGGTACTCgagctccccccctcccccacggCTCCAGTCTTTAACCCCACTGCTGTGGGAAACCTGGGCCTCGGAGCGCTGACCTGGGCCTCCTTCCTGAGACATCCTCTCCTCAACCCACATTTCAACAG ATTCTTCACAGCAGTAAGCCCTCTGATTGGCACGCCCTCACTGCTCATGAAATCCCCCGGACAGTCCTTCCAGCCCGCTTCCCTTGTCATGACGGACCCCATGACCAATGAAAGAAAAACCTCCAGCATCGCAGAGCTGAGACTCCGAGCGAAGGAGCACTCTGCACACATGCCACCGCAAGATACCTAG